A window of Bacteroidota bacterium contains these coding sequences:
- a CDS encoding tyrosine-type recombinase/integrase: MTMKEPITFEHYLHQIKHTPQTVKSYLFANKVFMTDNPQPDDYKYKDIVEYLNQKVKDYANQNTKLYILNGIKKYYDYLIDIGRRNDHPCRNFFIRNVRNRQVIHQDLFSSSELELLLEREERYADLKQRNQVVMSLLIYQGLNSGEIQNLNLSNIDFDNGTIFIKASRKIGQRHIELHNKQFRLIDHYLQEGRKSLMREETNALILGKLGTRLTVDDIHYLVSTYKPLFPDRNLTPSTIRQSVISNWLNEKKLPLEQVQMISGQKWISTTVKYRQINIEEQRELMNRFHPLG, translated from the coding sequence ATAACCATGAAAGAACCAATCACATTTGAACATTATCTTCATCAGATCAAGCACACCCCTCAAACGGTGAAAAGCTACTTGTTTGCTAACAAAGTTTTTATGACTGATAATCCTCAGCCTGATGATTACAAGTACAAAGACATTGTGGAGTACCTGAATCAAAAGGTGAAGGATTACGCTAACCAAAATACCAAGCTTTATATTTTGAATGGCATCAAAAAATATTACGATTATTTAATTGACATTGGAAGGCGCAACGATCACCCTTGCCGGAACTTTTTTATCAGGAACGTTAGAAATCGCCAAGTAATCCATCAGGATTTATTTAGTTCAAGTGAACTGGAACTGCTTTTGGAAAGAGAGGAGCGTTATGCTGATTTGAAACAGCGCAATCAGGTGGTCATGTCTTTGCTTATTTATCAGGGATTAAATTCAGGGGAGATCCAAAACCTGAATTTAAGCAACATTGATTTTGACAACGGAACTATTTTTATAAAAGCCAGCAGGAAGATAGGCCAGCGACACATTGAACTTCACAATAAGCAATTCCGGTTGATTGACCACTATCTCCAGGAGGGCAGAAAGTCTTTGATGCGTGAAGAAACCAATGCTTTAATTTTAGGGAAGCTTGGTACTCGGCTTACTGTAGATGACATCCATTATTTGGTATCTACTTACAAACCGTTATTCCCGGACAGGAATTTAACTCCAAGTACCATCCGACAGAGCGTGATTTCAAATTGGCTCAATGAAAAGAAGCTACCATTAGAGCAGGTACAAATGATTTCAGGGCAAAAGTGGATTTCTACTACAGTTAAATACAGGCAAATAAATATTGAGGAACAGCGGGAACTTATGAATCGATTTCACCCTTTGGGATAA
- a CDS encoding tyrosine-type recombinase/integrase: protein MKHLPINSPHFQALYKDFNNMIITKGYRQGKGCQIQSCVREFLFFIEIKGFTTIQVVKATEIISYYEYLRERPNQKTGGGLSESMIRHHLYALRLFFDDLVEREEIDSSPARLPKFQFGKYKERNICTIEEIKLLYSSCQNKREKALLGIAYGCGLRRSELENLNTTDVLLHKGMLLVREGKGSKSRTVPLSNNVVRDLKEYIIFERSTYFPATNYEETPAFFLNNKGKRMGGQYLGNTLKAIIERTQNIELLRKEITLHCLRHSIATHLLDNGANIEFVQQLLGHAEIDTAHLYSKRRKQQMKILSQVR, encoded by the coding sequence ATGAAACACTTACCCATAAATAGCCCGCACTTTCAAGCCTTGTATAAGGATTTTAATAATATGATAATCACCAAAGGTTATCGTCAGGGAAAAGGCTGCCAGATTCAAAGCTGTGTCAGGGAGTTTTTATTCTTTATAGAGATCAAGGGGTTTACTACCATTCAGGTTGTGAAAGCCACGGAAATCATAAGTTATTACGAATATCTGCGGGAACGTCCCAATCAGAAGACAGGCGGTGGTTTAAGCGAATCAATGATAAGGCATCACCTTTATGCGCTTCGCTTGTTTTTTGATGATTTGGTAGAGAGGGAAGAAATAGACAGTTCCCCTGCAAGGCTTCCAAAATTTCAATTTGGAAAGTATAAGGAACGCAATATTTGTACGATTGAAGAAATCAAATTGTTGTATTCATCCTGTCAAAACAAAAGGGAAAAGGCACTATTGGGAATTGCTTATGGTTGTGGCCTGAGAAGAAGTGAACTTGAAAACCTTAATACTACCGATGTGCTGCTTCATAAAGGAATGCTGCTGGTAAGGGAAGGAAAAGGTAGTAAATCACGCACAGTGCCTCTTTCTAACAACGTAGTAAGGGATTTAAAGGAGTATATTATTTTCGAACGCAGCACTTATTTCCCTGCTACCAATTATGAAGAAACACCTGCTTTCTTTCTTAATAATAAAGGCAAAAGAATGGGAGGACAATATTTAGGAAATACTTTAAAGGCAATTATTGAGCGCACACAAAATATTGAACTGTTAAGAAAAGAAATTACCCTGCATTGTCTGCGTCATAGCATCGCTACACATTTGCTCGACAACGGGGCAAACATCGAGTTTGTGCAGCAACTACTTGGTCATGCGGAAATAGATACCGCTCACCTTTATTCAAAACGAAGAAAACAGCAAATGAAAATTTTAAGTCAAGTCAGATAA